TTGACAACAAGTCCCACAAAAACATATACAATGTGAAAAGTTGCTACGATTGGCCggggggaaacaccaaaaagcgtggaaacaagaaatccgacgagaaCAACGTCGTCATTCATGTATACATTTTCGAGAATGTTTTTGCTGGTAGTTTTTCCATTCTATTTTTCACATTGCTGGTATAGATAGCGCAATGTTCAATTCCCTATAATTACACAACAGTACATGAGACAATAATTTGTGGGATAATGATTTGACAGTGCATTTTGTGCAAGCTATATATCAAGTGAGTTGTGTGCTCATTTTCTAATACAGTAGTGTAGTACAGGCAAACACACTAGATGGAAGTATAGTCTGTAGATTTCCTAATTGTATACATTTCCTAGTTTTAATGTCAATTTTGATGTatttttagagacaactcggcctgcATGGGAGGAGGTCATGACATTGTAACGGATTGCTTTCGCCAGATTTCCAGGATTTTTGGTGCTTCCTCCAGCCAATCCTATAGCAACTCTTTTAATGTTTTTGTGGGGCTTGTTCCCATGCTTTTTTTGGTCAGATCGTCGAATGGAGATGGTATAGTGGGTGTCTTCGTGTATTGCAATGTCTCCGTAagtttataattttatagtgttGTCTTGTTTTCTCGAAGGAATTAAGAGAGAATATGTGCATGGCTACAGTTTtgttagactcgcaagccactcttTTTTTCCCGAAAaggtggcttgcgagtctacagtTTTGTCTGTTTATATAATgtagtatatgcatgtaattatagatgcaacagatgagaATCTAGGAAGAATAACTTGGAAGACAGAATAGCTGAGGTAGTTCTGTTTGTAGTCACAATTTGTTTTTCGAGTACTGGCCGCTGTCTTTTTGAGCGGATGATTAATTCGAGGCAAACCGATAAGCGATCGCAAATCTGAGGAAGTGCCGATGGCCAAGACTCAATCTTGGAAACTGATTGCAGAATATCATGAGGATGCTTGTACAACCAGGGAAAGCTTATCAAAAAAAAACTTACTTATAGGCCTATCACTGTAAGGATGGTCATGAAATTAAAAgacattgtgtgttgtgtaaaTGATAACACAGTTATCAGTATTGAAATAGGAGTTCAATGTTTGGCAAACATTCCCAGTCCAAAACAATATAGCTCAGTCGAGTCCTTTTGATCATACGAAATTGAAACAAGAATAGTTTTTGTTGATAAATTAACACCATGAGAATGCCTTACACATGTAGTGAGTGTGTCAAATAAAGGTtttccacatgcatgcaacatcaCACAATTTGACAGTTTGATATTGTAAACTCCAGTCAACGAAAACTATAGCCTAAAAATGTCGGAGGAATGCAGCTCAGTGCGACTATCAAAATGtaagtgcaagtacagagtgagatGCTTCTATTCAAAGGGAACTTTTCTTGTCCTACTGTGGACAATACTGAAGGGGTTAGCACTCTCCTCAGCAATTAAAATTTCATCTGATTCTGGATATCCAAGCTGGCTTGTAGTATTTCCTGTTGTGTTTGGGTTGTTTGGAGCTGTTTTATCCGGTTGGCTAGCTGATGCTAAAATTGGGAACTATAAGGTGATGAAATGTGGTTTTATTTTTCAGTTCTTCGCATTAGTAGGCTTCAGTACTTGTACCCTAGTTCCTATCTCTGTTCAAAACAAGTATGTCTTTGCAGTGCTGTACTGCATACTCAGTAGTTTGTTCCTAGTAGGAGTAGTGGCCAGCATCATTACTTCACTACAGTTAGGtctggatcagatgcctgatgcttccTCTTCTAATATCACCAGTTTTATTGCCTGGTTTGTATTTTCCTTAAGTTTTGGTAGCTGGTTAAATGATGCTTTATCTTCTACATGCTTATTACACGACAATATCCAGATACATACTTTGATACCGGCTGCATCCATTGGCTCTGCACTTCTAATTGATTTCATCTTTGCTAAGAAATGGCTGATATTTGAGCCGAAGACACCTCAATCTCTCAAAACCATCTAtaaagttctcaagtttgctgccaagcacaaggctcccctaaatcgcagtgctctcacatactgggaagaagacataccttcaagaatggacctgggaaagtcgaagtatggtggaccattcactacagagcaagttgaagatgtgaagactATTTTAAGGGTGTTAGTCACCAGCTTCTCCATATGGGTCATCAGTTTTTCTCTTGCTATGCATCCTCACATTTCACTAACTATCAACCCTTTGAAATGGACATATTGTAATTCATATGTAGTGGGTCTCTTTACGTACAACTCATGGTGGTGTGTTGCAGTTGATACTCACATACATGAGTTTGTTTTGTACCCCATGTTAAGAGATAAAGTTCCCAGCATTATAAAAAGAATCGGTTTTGTCTCTCTAACGAATACGATTTTCAGTATCGTTTTCCTGATTTTAGAGCTTGTTCATCATTTTTCAATCATCGATGATAACACAAACGACTCTGTTGTAACTCTTTTATACTCATTTTCAAGAGGTTGGCTGCTACGGCTTCTTCTTTGTGCAATGTTGGAGTTTGTTTGTGCCCAAGCTCCCtacaacatgagaggattATTTGCTGGTTATATAGTTTTCATTTCTATGCTATCAACCTTTATGGGTGAGTACTTTAGCCAGTTCCCTTCTACTATTAGACTGCACTTATTTGGAGTGAGGCTAGGTGTAAGTCTGTTTGGATTCATCTTGTACTGtgtcctggctcgctggtataAGAGAAGAGTTAGAGACAAggactactgtacacaaacgGTCGTGGAGGAAGTCTACGATCGCTACATGTCTGCTCAGCATTagtttcactataattataattattatatacggCAGATTAACTTtctagtgtgtgtggattGCAATTTACTACAATGATCTGCCACGGCCTATAAGTACTATAaagtagtgcatgcatgcatgggagaACTATAACACAATTATGTGGAAAGGACATTATATAACATTTGTACTAGATGactacaactgcatgtatatatattttaTGCATAGCTTAGAAAAGTATGATTTATTGTTAATAGTGAactgtcactataattattctggttATTATAGTTCATGACCTTAGTAAAAAACTTCTTTTGTGTTTTGGTTTTGTATAAATAGCATGTGTGTCTCTTTGTGAATATTGTTTGCTTATTGTTACCTGAACCGGCCTCTGTGACGACGCATTTGATCCTGCCAACAAGTAGTAACTcccctaataattattatagggcATTATAAAAATGGAGGTTTCAGTATTTATGGCATTATGATAATGTTGtttctgcatgtgtatataattatatgacacagtatacattggtGTGTAATCCTGTTACTTGTTTCATTGTATAGTAAAACCACACTCTGTAGTTGTACAGACAACGTTACTGAAACTGATAGcgtttgtaataattatagagatagAGAGAGTGTGACTACAATAAGAAAACGTTTGCTATTAGATCTAGTATTAATTGTTATACTAGTATACAAATCTTATGATGGGAGCCAAATCAATAACAAGCAAGTGCAGAGGGAGGTGCTTCTATTCTAAGGGAGCCGCTCTCATTTTGGTCTGGATTATGCTGGTGACCATAGCATACATCTCTGTAATAAATACAGTTAAAGCGTACGTAGAGCTAAAAAATGACTTTATCTTACCAAAGTGGCTACCTGCTATCCCATTTGTGTTTGGTTTGTTGGGAGCTGTTTTCTCGGGATGGCTAGCAGACGCTAAGCTGGGGAACTACAACGTGATGAAATCAAGTTTTGTACTATTGTTGTTCATAAGCTCGTGTTTTAGTGCATTCACCCTAGTCCCTGGTATCATGAATTACAAATATGTTGTGAgtgtcttgtattgtatagGTGAGAGTATTTTTGTAGTAGCTGTAGTAGCATGCTTGGTTACTTCATTACAGCTTGgtttggatcagatgcctgatgcttcatctTCTAGTATCACAAGTTTTATTGCTTGGTTTGTATTCAGTATCTACACTGGTGTTTGGATCAGCTCTTTTCCAAATTTGTTGATAAAATTCTGTTCAAATACAGCTATTTGGTTTATCCAGCTATACAGCATAGTTCCACCTCTTTGTATGACTATTGTCCTAGTTTCAGACTTAATATTTGTAAAAAAGTGGTTACTAATTGAACCAAAATCTCCTCAGTCTCTCAAAACCATCTACCGAGTTCTCAAATTTGCAGCCAAACACAAAGCTCCcatcaatcgcagtgctctcacatactgggaggaaaatataccttcaagaatggacctgggaaagtcgaggtacggtggaccattcactacagagcaagttgaagatgtaaaAACAATCTTACGTTTATTTCCTCTCTGCTTAACGCTATGGCTACTAGGGGGCTCACTTGCAATCTTCCATCCCCAAAGTTTTGTGACAGTCGCTCCAACAGGCTGGACCTCGTGTACTTCCAGACTTCTTGTCCTTGTTCACATACAACTCTCGGTGGTGTGGTATGGTTTGGACAGTCTTATATGAGTTTGTGATTTACCCAGTGATACAAAACAGTCTTCCCAGCATTATTAGGAGAATCGGAATCATTTCTCTCCTCACAACAACTCTCAGTATTGTGTTTCTAATTCTGGAACTAGTCCTCTACTATCACAGTGATTTAGTGGCGGTGGATTCTGTCATTGATATTATACATTCAGTTTCTAAAGGTTTTCTTACAATACTGCTTGCTAGTACCATGCTGGAGTTGgtttgtgctcaagctccatacaacatgagaggattGTTTTGTGGGTGTATGGTGTTGGTGTTGGTTTTATCCTTTTTTGTTGGCTATTATTTCCCATCAAACATAAAAATGACAATATATGGGGTTAGAGCGGGCATCAGTCTccttggattcatcctgtactgcctcctggcacgctggtacaagaggagagttagagacgaggactacaatgcacaaacTGTTGTGGAGGAAGTATATGATCGATACTTGTCAGCTCAGCATTCTGGACATGCCGAATAAGATTGTGTAGTATATACGTATTGTAgtaggtacgtgtgtataatgtacaTTTTGAAGTTgatttgtgtatgtgtgtgcacttagTTTAATGTGTGATTGTTGTTTTGTATTGTTAGCTAGTGCTTAATAGTAAGAGATAACTTGTCCAGTAACGAATAATAGTCAACACCATGCAGATACACAAGTATAAGAGTCCTAAATATAGACTCTAGCTAAATATACACAACACCATAATAATTGTGTAATGTTCAATACAGTTACATCACAAATTTCAGTTATGGTTTATGAATATTAAGTGAAGCAGAGCCGATAAGGTCATACCTTCCTTTTTGTTTGGGCGCATGTTAGATTACATTGTCTATAAATCGCTGTTAAtgttatacagtagactctcgctatatTCCggctctgaagtacggccacctcgatatacggccggccatttggtttggcacagattgctagctagatgtttactgcacaaaactcgccctgagcCACTCGATATTCCATATACTGGCCATATACTGGCtgcccaaactaggttttcaatgtacgtttattacagccagatatgacgttttgggtgtgattTGGCTgaattatcctcgagacagaaccgcaaaattagtcattagattcgaggtaaggtcatttttttagccgcggctgtttctgaaatgtggccacctcgctatttcCAAGGGCCGGATTAaggagagtctactgtatatccTTGAACTCATCAATCTTGCAAGTTGACTCCGCGCTTAGCTATAgacgtctataattatagtcaatgctaaaattaatgaagacAGAACTCGGCTAATTATGAGGTGTTCTATAACATGTTTGAAGAAAAAGTTACCGTATAACGGGAAAATGTGGAAATTTAGCTATTAGACGCCGATTTAAAACTGccaatattatagttatagctCTTATGAGTCAGTGTTCTCGCACATATAATAGTTCGATTAATAAATAATAACGTAAACAAACTCTCTAAAGCCATTCTCGTAattcattattattgtatacaaggagcataattatataaacacacTATAGAGTACCTATAATGCATTACCGGCACATCTATACTCGGAAAGATATCATTATACCTGTGCCCCATGCTATTCCATCCATTGAATGAACTGAAGTTGGTAAATCTAACCAGTAAAGTCGCTGGATCGTTGAACAATCGTATTTTAAAATacataaataatattattagtcTTTATGCACATTGTACACAAAGCACAGTTAAGCTATAGTCATGAAAGGTCAAAGTAAGTTTGGTTCCATAGTTCAACAGTCCTACACTCCAGCTGAAAACACAATCCACCGCTATCGTTGCCAGTCTCTATAACAGTGTAGAGAGCTTGATAATTAGTGAGGAAGAGTAGTACAATACCAATCAGCAGGATACACCACGCTATGACTTCTTCTACAGCTGCCTTGGTAGTGTACTGCGATCGAATGCTTATGTTGTTATCTTGACCACGTTTTTTGTATCGAGCATATCGTAGCTTGAGGTAAATTGCCGCAGGGTAGATGTAGAGGATAAGCACTCCTCCTATAGAGCTGACAAAGTTCCATACGATTCCAACCTGCATTCACAGTATAAAGGATTAATGTGAGCATGCATgttttgtatatacagtggactctcgctaatccggctctctgaagtacggttACCTCGATATACTAGCTGGTCGTTTCCTTCGACACGGATGCTAGCTAGATCGTtattgcacaaaactcaccctgaaatgcggccactccgaaatggtttttaccggttttttattttttacggccggatatgacgttttgggtgtggttagatgaaaattggattacactaaACAGAGAGCATAATGATCCAAATATCTTCGAGACATATCCGCAAACTTattcattagattcgaggcaTGACCGCTATTTTAGACGCGGCTATTTTATGAAATGCAGCTATTCCggccaaactgcactgtcccaagggtgactggATTAACGAGAATCTATACTGTAATTATTACCATGGAGGAGcattcatacactcctgatattACACACAGGCCGTGATACAAGGACATTTGCTTATACCTCTTTAGAAATACATTCAATGAACACATGCAGCTAGCGTAATAACTATTTTattatgcagtgcaataataattgcatGTATAGTGTGGTGTAGCTCCTCAAATGTAATGGCTGCTGGTCTAAATCACTACTGTAAGACAAACTTACGTTCAAGATGAAGCTGGCCGGTATGAACGAGAGTGCAAAAAACATGTAGGTCTCACAGAACCAGATTACTGTCGGAACCTGTGATTGTATGatcaagtataataattattattataagcagATTTATGCCACATTGCACCATTAACAATTAAGATGAATTTTTCTAGCCACTATACACTTGACTTACACTAATTAGGCCATTTCTTCTCATTTCAGGTCAAAAGAGAGTTAATAGTTGATGGTGTCAGGCCTTTATAGATAATAAGCACAAACCTTATGATTGCCATGTTTAGATTCACCAGCTGATCTTGAATCTTCCTTGCCAGTGCTCCCACTGCATTCTGAAGGAGACTGCAATTCGTCCTTATCACTTACGCTGTCAGGTTTGGGCGATTGCATATCAGTTTCGATGGTATTAACATTTTCAGATTCTCCATTTGCTCTCAAATTAGTATTTTGGCCATTCTTCGTCGACTTCTTTTTCTTGCAGAATTTACTTGAAATAAGGTCGTGTACCAGTAGGAACACACTGAGAGAGTGTGTGGTGCATGTGCACAGATAGGCAAATAAGTACACAGGGAGAAGGGGTGGATGGATGGTTCACTTATAGGGTCTACCATGGCATGCAGTACTTAGCCACAGCAAATAACTGTAGTATTGCATGCATTCTCGAACTGTATTTAATTAGGATGGATTTAATTCTAACTGTTCTCAAACATGAGCTACGTGCAGAGCAATCTAAATTCATATGCTGTATGAATCCAGGCCAAGAATATCACCTGTTTGTAGCGTCTCTGCCCGGGTGCAGTCCCACAGGGTAACTGGTGATTAGCATGAAAAGCAGGGCCACACGAGCAGCTATCAACAGGTAGTTACGCCTCGAGTAGTTTAGTATTACATTTTCCTTCAAGTCTTCAAAAAACTGCATGCGTGTGGGGTGAATGAAGTAATACGTCCAATGACACAAATTCTATCAATACGATACCACAAATAAATATATTGGTCCTCAGGTACAAAATTGTCACTAACGCTCACCCTAAAATATCCTGCAAAAACCGCAATATTGAAGATTGTATACGCAATCACAGCATAGCCAATGTTGATTGCATACAGCCTCAGTTTTGTAGGTCGACCTCTTAACTCCTTCTGAAGTCGTACAATGTTGAACTGACAGACAAAGGACAAACTGCAATAAGAGATGGCAGTTATGGACCCAGGGAAGCTGACGGGAAACAGTTGAATGGTTTGATCAGAGATGCTGACATTGGTGTTGGTCGTCCAGTATAAGGTAGTGTCGACTGTCATCGCTATTACAACAAAGATGACGCAGAAGATACTGTGTACGTATGTGTTAGTGTGGGGGGAAGTGGTgaaatatgcatgcacatgcaacaCACAAAATTAAGGCTTTCAAAAAAAtatatacgctgcagatatcGAATGGAAATAGGTGATACTTAATCCCATTCGATATGTGCAGCGCATATATTATTTATACTGTTTGCTCTTCCATTCACGATCAACCCAGAGTACACAGTGAACCCTCTAAATGAAGTGTACGAAAAGTGTTCTGCTAGCGCTATTCGAGTTTACTGATATCAGTGACTACTTTCAATGAGCTTCGGTTCGGCTGAGTATCCGGCAATGTTTATATACAATATTACATACCTGAAGTAGGTGATGAACTGTAAGGCTGTTAGGTTACGAAATAGGGTTACTGGAAAGATGGGCAGAAAGGCTATGCACATCAGCACAGTGCAGTTGGTCAGTGGGGAACATTCAGGAACATAACCAGTCACTAATAGACCAAATGAGACAATATCTTGGAGCTGAATGGGGCGCAAAAAATCGATTATGATGAGccaatagaataattatgtgacccCTTCAGTCTTGTATCAGTTATTTCATAGCGATGAGTGCCATATAAATAAAGTCTATATACACAGGCCTTCAACTACTTATTACTACCACGGCTGATACCTTTTTCGCCTTTGGGCCTACGttactactgagccaatatatggCATTTGTGGCTATtaaatacacatgtataacCAATACTTATCTTATTACTGGCGTATATACAATCCAATTGAATATACAGCTTTTCTCTGAATTTGACCCACACTTATGGCGAATCCCCCCCCGCCCCTCCAAATGAGTTAAGAATTTAGGCAACAAAAATCAGTACTTTCAAAACACGAGGGACTCAGCAGTGGGTAAAGATTGTTGTAATTGCCTACTTTATACTTAGTTAATTGATAATACTACAATTAACTATTCTTAGACTCCATGGTATCACTCTGATAAGTGGATTCATAAAGAGAACAAACCTGATCTCGAGCCAAGATCATAAGTGCTATGAGAAACAAGAATTGACTAACGGCGATCGTCAGCAGCACAGCAATCTGCAAATAATGCAATCATACTTCAACATGGGCTTTCGATAGCTAAAAAAGAAAATCCACAATCTGCAGCCAGTGTTATAAGATGGACTACgcatgaactataattataaaattaaacGTATAACGATATTTTTACCTTTCCAAGTTTCCCAAACGCCACTTCTGCCAAATCAGCATAAGCGTCCACTTTTTTGTCTGGGTACAATTCATTTGTGTATCTCCCACAGGCAAAAATCATTGTGCCAACATGGATCGCAATCAGCTACAGGTACAATCACATGAGTTATGACACCATAATGATACTTACGTAAATGCAGTTTAGAACAGCTATAATCTATATACACTGTGTGCATGATAAGGCCCTGccggccatgcatgcaggtccGACTAAAGTAGgacggttataattataagcctcTGTAACTATATGCAGGCTTCTAGAAGTTGATACGATGTGACACTAGAGCACACTTCATTGCAGCGAAAGAATGCTTATGACATATTAAACAGTACTCCTGACTGAATAACAATCCTACAAGCACTTAGTGCTTAATGCCTTGAGGCATGTTTTGCTTCGGTCCACGGTGTCGAAGAGGAGCTTGATGGAAGAATATTGATAGTAGATCTAGAAGTTTTACAAGTAGtatgcatttcctgtcaatatAAATAATTAAAAAAGGGATGGATCTGAAGAGGTCAGAGTTTACAGTGGCTGCTTCCGGCAGTATAGCTTTGCAGCTCTATTTTCTGGCTCTTGTAGCTAAAAAAATAGCTATCGTTTTAGTGTAAGGCTAAGTTAAtaaactcataattatgttgaatagatGTGAACAGGAACAATTCTACGACAGCCTTCATTGAAAGCAAAACTAGATAAAGTTTGCAAATCTACGAATctaatccaagaaaacgtggctagaagcctatagaagatGCTGCATTACAATCGTTGAGcggttacagctggaacacacacacattcagcAGAGCTTTCTTTACCGTATTCCTTGTGTGGCtacacctcgaggcataaa
The Halichondria panicea chromosome 14, odHalPani1.1, whole genome shotgun sequence DNA segment above includes these coding regions:
- the LOC135347602 gene encoding sodium-coupled neutral amino acid symporter 2-like isoform X2 → MSTVPVDIDQMNTGSADQVVTSDCTTDEEDVKPSANNVDPSDNPEVEASISDSGKKLSRWQFATQGTVLSSIFILVKTCVGAGTLSLPFAFAQGGLIFSSVVFFIVMLIAIHVGTMIFACGRYTNELYPDKKVDAYADLAEVAFGKLGKIAVLLTIAVSQFLFLIALMILARDQLQDIVSFGLLVTGYVPECSPLTNCTVLMCIAFLPIFPVTLFRNLTALQFITYFSIFCVIFVVIAMTVDTTLYWTTNTNVSISDQTIQLFPVSFPGSITAISYCSLSFVCQFNIVRLQKELRGRPTKLRLYAINIGYAVIAYTIFNIAVFAGYFRFFEDLKENVILNYSRRNYLLIAARVALLFMLITSYPVGLHPGRDATNSVFLLVHDLISSKFCKKKKSTKNGQNTNLRANGESENVNTIETDMQSPKPDSVSDKDELQSPSECSGSTGKEDSRSAGESKHGNHKVPTVIWFCETYMFFALSFIPASFILNVGIVWNFVSSIGGVLILYIYPAAIYLKLRYARYKKRGQDNNISIRSQYTTKAAVEEVIAWCILLIGIVLLFLTNYQALYTVIETGNDSGGLCFQLECRTVELWNQTYFDLS
- the LOC135347602 gene encoding solute carrier family 38 member 6-like isoform X3; its protein translation is MEAGLSDVIEVVTSDCTTDEEDVKPSANNVDPSDNPEVEASISDSGKKLSRWQFATQGTVLSSIFILVKTCVGAGTLSLPFAFAQGGLIFSSVVFFIVMLIAIHVGTMIFACGRYTNELYPDKKVDAYADLAEVAFGKLGKIAVLLTIAVSQFLFLIALMILARDQLQDIVSFGLLVTGYVPECSPLTNCTVLMCIAFLPIFPVTLFRNLTALQFITYFSIFCVIFVVIAMTVDTTLYWTTNTNVSISDQTIQLFPVSFPGSITAISYCSLSFVCQFNIVRLQKELRGRPTKLRLYAINIGYAVIAYTIFNIAVFAGYFRFFEDLKENVILNYSRRNYLLIAARVALLFMLITSYPVGLHPGRDATNSVFLLVHDLISSKFCKKKKSTKNGQNTNLRANGESENVNTIETDMQSPKPDSVSDKDELQSPSECSGSTGKEDSRSAGESKHGNHKVPTVIWFCETYMFFALSFIPASFILNVGIVWNFVSSIGGVLILYIYPAAIYLKLRYARYKKRGQDNNISIRSQYTTKAAVEEVIAWCILLIGIVLLFLTNYQALYTVIETGNDSGGLCFQLECRTVELWNQTYFDLS
- the LOC135347602 gene encoding sodium-coupled neutral amino acid symporter 2-like isoform X1, translated to MEAGLSDVIEMSTVPVDIDQMNTGSADQVVTSDCTTDEEDVKPSANNVDPSDNPEVEASISDSGKKLSRWQFATQGTVLSSIFILVKTCVGAGTLSLPFAFAQGGLIFSSVVFFIVMLIAIHVGTMIFACGRYTNELYPDKKVDAYADLAEVAFGKLGKIAVLLTIAVSQFLFLIALMILARDQLQDIVSFGLLVTGYVPECSPLTNCTVLMCIAFLPIFPVTLFRNLTALQFITYFSIFCVIFVVIAMTVDTTLYWTTNTNVSISDQTIQLFPVSFPGSITAISYCSLSFVCQFNIVRLQKELRGRPTKLRLYAINIGYAVIAYTIFNIAVFAGYFRFFEDLKENVILNYSRRNYLLIAARVALLFMLITSYPVGLHPGRDATNSVFLLVHDLISSKFCKKKKSTKNGQNTNLRANGESENVNTIETDMQSPKPDSVSDKDELQSPSECSGSTGKEDSRSAGESKHGNHKVPTVIWFCETYMFFALSFIPASFILNVGIVWNFVSSIGGVLILYIYPAAIYLKLRYARYKKRGQDNNISIRSQYTTKAAVEEVIAWCILLIGIVLLFLTNYQALYTVIETGNDSGGLCFQLECRTVELWNQTYFDLS
- the LOC135347602 gene encoding probable sodium-coupled neutral amino acid transporter 6 isoform X4, which codes for MEAGLSDVIEMSTVPVDIDQMNTGSADQVVTSDCTTDEEDVKPSANNVDPSDNPEVEASISDSGKKLSRWQFATQGTVLSSIFILVKTCVGAGTLSLPFAFAQGGLIFSSVVFFIVMLIAIHVGTMIFACGRYTNELYPDKKVDAYADLAEVAFGKLGKIAVLLTIAVSQFLFLIALMILARDQLQDIVSFGLLVTGYVPECSPLTNCTVLMCIAFLPIFPVTLFRNLTALQFITYFSIFCVIFVVIAMTVDTTLYWTTNTNVSISDQTIQLFPVSFPGSITAISYCSLSFVCQFNIVRLQKELRGRPTKLRLYAINIGYAVIAYTIFNIAVFAGYFRFFEDLKENVILNYSRRNYLLIAARVALLFMLITSYPVGLHPGRDATNSVFLLVHDLISSKFCKKKKSTKNGQNTNLRANGESENVNTIETDMQSPKPDSVSDKDELQSPSECSGSTGKEDSRSAGESKHGNHKVPTVIWFCETYMFFALSFIPASFILNE